A region from the Natronoarchaeum mannanilyticum genome encodes:
- a CDS encoding TRAM domain-containing protein produces MEISDKLLCLFSAEVSADDDNYVVEIPRREVETGDIDPGDTYRVALISREVEAESDEEQNAGAPPEPQPPVEIGETRYVEIEDIGKQGDGIARVERGYVIIVPGAEVGERVKVEVTEVKSNFAVGEVIEESF; encoded by the coding sequence TTGGAGATATCTGATAAACTGCTGTGTCTGTTCAGCGCCGAGGTATCAGCCGACGACGACAACTACGTCGTCGAGATCCCCCGTCGCGAGGTCGAGACTGGGGATATCGACCCGGGCGATACCTACCGCGTCGCGCTCATCTCGCGGGAGGTCGAGGCGGAGTCCGACGAGGAGCAGAACGCCGGGGCGCCGCCGGAACCGCAACCGCCGGTGGAGATCGGCGAGACGCGCTACGTCGAGATCGAGGACATCGGCAAGCAGGGCGACGGCATCGCCCGCGTCGAGCGAGGGTACGTGATCATCGTCCCCGGGGCGGAAGTCGGCGAGCGCGTCAAAGTCGAGGTGACGGAAGTCAAGTCGAACTTCGCGGTCGGCGAAGTC
- a CDS encoding radical SAM protein, whose translation MTDPANLDVTLVDGYVDEPAHFGVPPYISTYPRFTAGALVDAGVPKAQITYHTIDELRDDRSKWRDVAEADLTCYLGGMTVPGKYVGGTPAEPDEVREIAWTAKGTCLMGGPVKFGVGDQNEGASETERDDLDYDFVAKGDVEAAAYDLVESGLEGFGDRMRDVEEVDRWAAKGAFVVEQHPNHPEYLIAEMETSRGCPYRCSFCTEPLYGNPSFRPPESVVDEVDRLSDHGVKHYRLGRQADILAYGGDGEAPNPDALRTLYGGIREVAPDLETLHLDNMNPITVVKWPEKAREGIRIIAEHNTPGDTAAFGLESADPDVMSDNNLNVTADECLEAVRIVNEEGGWRPGEEPGTGPSWGSDAANRLPKLLPGINLVHGLKGETEETFEHNKRFLQRVYDEGLMLRRVNIRQVMAFSGTDMSETGAEIAKDHKKLFKQYKREVREEIDNPMLQRLAPPGTRLPDVHLEYHQDGKTFGRQLGTYPLLVGIPGELELGRTIDVAIVDHGFRSVTGVPHPLDLNDASMDELTAIPGIGKQRAGDIVVNRPYESPEEIDADVDLSAFATAGRTGGAD comes from the coding sequence ATGACCGACCCCGCGAATCTCGACGTGACGCTGGTCGACGGCTACGTCGACGAGCCGGCCCACTTCGGGGTCCCGCCGTACATCTCCACGTACCCGCGCTTTACCGCCGGCGCGCTCGTCGACGCCGGCGTCCCGAAAGCGCAGATCACCTACCACACGATCGACGAGCTCCGGGACGACCGCTCGAAGTGGCGCGACGTCGCCGAGGCCGACCTGACCTGCTACCTCGGCGGGATGACCGTCCCCGGCAAGTACGTCGGCGGCACGCCCGCCGAACCCGACGAGGTCCGCGAGATCGCCTGGACCGCCAAAGGGACCTGCCTGATGGGTGGGCCCGTCAAGTTCGGCGTCGGCGACCAGAACGAGGGCGCCAGCGAGACCGAACGGGACGACCTGGACTACGACTTCGTCGCGAAGGGCGACGTCGAGGCCGCCGCCTACGACCTCGTCGAGAGCGGGCTGGAGGGGTTCGGCGACCGGATGCGCGACGTCGAGGAGGTCGACCGCTGGGCCGCGAAGGGGGCGTTCGTCGTCGAACAGCACCCGAACCACCCCGAGTACCTGATCGCCGAGATGGAGACCTCGCGGGGCTGTCCGTACCGCTGTTCGTTCTGTACGGAGCCGCTGTACGGCAACCCCTCGTTCCGGCCGCCCGAGTCCGTCGTCGACGAGGTCGACCGGCTCTCGGACCACGGCGTGAAACACTACCGGCTCGGCCGACAGGCCGACATCCTCGCGTACGGCGGCGACGGCGAGGCGCCGAATCCCGACGCGCTGCGAACGCTGTACGGCGGAATCCGCGAGGTGGCGCCCGACCTGGAGACGCTCCACCTCGACAACATGAACCCGATCACCGTGGTAAAGTGGCCCGAGAAAGCCAGGGAAGGAATCCGGATCATCGCCGAGCACAACACGCCCGGCGACACCGCCGCGTTCGGCCTCGAATCCGCTGATCCGGACGTGATGAGCGACAACAACCTCAACGTCACCGCCGACGAGTGCCTCGAGGCGGTGCGGATCGTCAACGAGGAGGGCGGCTGGCGCCCCGGCGAGGAACCGGGAACTGGTCCCTCCTGGGGTTCGGACGCCGCGAATCGGCTCCCGAAACTGCTCCCTGGCATCAACCTCGTCCACGGGCTCAAGGGCGAGACCGAGGAGACGTTCGAGCACAACAAGCGGTTCCTCCAGCGCGTGTACGACGAGGGGCTGATGCTGCGCCGCGTGAACATCCGCCAGGTGATGGCCTTTTCGGGCACCGACATGTCCGAAACCGGCGCCGAGATCGCCAAGGACCACAAGAAGCTGTTCAAGCAGTACAAACGCGAGGTCCGCGAGGAGATCGACAACCCGATGCTCCAGCGCCTCGCGCCGCCGGGCACCCGGCTTCCGGACGTCCACCTGGAGTACCACCAGGACGGCAAGACGTTCGGCCGCCAGCTGGGCACTTACCCGCTGCTCGTCGGCATCCCCGGCGAGCTCGAACTCGGTCGGACGATTGACGTCGCGATCGTCGACCACGGGTTCCGCTCTGTTACCGGCGTTCCCCACCCGCTGGATCTCAACGACGCCTCGATGGACGAGCTCACCGCGATCCCGGGCATCGGCAAGCAGCGCGCGGGCGACATCGTAGTGAATCGGCCGTACGAGTCGCCCGAGGAGATAGATGCGGACGTCGATCTGTCGGCGTTCGCGACTGCGGGGCGGACCGGCGGGGCGGACTGA
- the ftsZ gene encoding cell division protein FtsZ: MDSIVDEAIDEAENAADDAPAHDDGASDAGGPSGKMTDDELKDVLEDLQTNITVVGCGGAGGNTVNRMAEEGIHGAKLVAANTDVQHLVDVEADTKILMGEEKTRGRGAGSLPQVGEEAAIESQEEIYDAVDGSDMVFVTAGLGGGTGTGSAPVVAKAARESGALTIAIVTTPFTAEGEVRRTNAEAGLERLRDVADTVIVVPNDRLLDSVGKLPVRQAFKVSDEVLMRSVKGITELITKPGLVNLDFADVRTVMERGGVAMIGLGESDSDAKAQDSVKTALRSPLLDVDISGANSALVNVTGGSDMSIEEAEGVVEEIYDRIDPDARIIWGTSIDEQLEGSMRTMIVVTGVESPQIYGSNTESQQDQEAADQVEDIDYVD; encoded by the coding sequence ATGGACTCGATCGTAGACGAAGCCATCGACGAGGCCGAGAACGCGGCCGACGACGCTCCGGCCCACGACGACGGGGCGAGCGACGCCGGCGGGCCCTCCGGGAAAATGACCGACGACGAACTGAAAGACGTCCTCGAAGATCTCCAGACCAACATCACGGTCGTAGGTTGCGGGGGCGCCGGGGGGAACACCGTCAACCGGATGGCCGAGGAGGGGATCCACGGCGCCAAGCTCGTGGCCGCCAACACGGACGTCCAGCACCTCGTCGACGTCGAGGCCGACACGAAGATCCTCATGGGCGAGGAGAAGACCCGCGGCCGCGGCGCCGGATCGCTCCCCCAGGTCGGCGAGGAGGCCGCGATCGAGAGCCAGGAAGAGATCTACGACGCCGTCGACGGCTCCGACATGGTCTTCGTCACCGCCGGGCTCGGCGGCGGCACCGGCACGGGCAGCGCGCCCGTCGTCGCCAAGGCCGCCCGCGAGAGCGGCGCGCTGACGATCGCGATCGTCACGACGCCCTTTACCGCGGAGGGCGAGGTTCGGCGCACCAACGCCGAGGCCGGCCTCGAACGCCTGCGGGACGTCGCCGACACGGTCATCGTCGTCCCGAACGATCGCCTGCTCGACTCGGTGGGCAAGCTCCCCGTCCGCCAGGCGTTCAAGGTATCCGACGAAGTGCTGATGCGATCGGTCAAGGGCATCACCGAGCTGATCACCAAGCCCGGCCTCGTCAATCTGGACTTCGCCGACGTCCGCACCGTGATGGAGCGGGGCGGCGTCGCGATGATCGGCCTCGGCGAGTCCGATTCGGACGCCAAAGCGCAGGACTCGGTCAAGACCGCGCTGCGCTCGCCGCTGCTCGACGTCGACATCTCGGGCGCCAACAGCGCGCTCGTCAACGTCACCGGCGGCTCCGACATGTCCATCGAGGAAGCGGAGGGTGTCGTCGAGGAGATCTACGACCGGATCGACCCCGACGCGCGGATCATCTGGGGGACCTCGATCGACGAGCAGCTCGAGGGGTCCATGCGCACGATGATCGTCGTTACGGGCGTCGAGTCGCCCCAGATCTACGGTAGCAACACCGAGAGCCAGCAGGACCAGGAAGCCGCCGACCAGGTCGAGGACATCGACTACGTCGACTGA
- a CDS encoding NAD(P)/FAD-dependent oxidoreductase, which yields MTDVAVVGGGPAGLSAALFTAKNGLDTVVFDGDETWMHKAHLFNYPGIESIDGSEFMTVTREQVEDHGADVRTDEEATAVEQSDDGFAVETEDGEYDADYVVLATGADRSLAEEIGCEFSDDDTVDVNLSMETSVDGLYATGAMVRAEEWQAVIAAGDGGAAALSILSEEKGEHYHDFDVPDDAP from the coding sequence ATGACAGACGTAGCAGTCGTCGGCGGCGGTCCCGCCGGCCTCAGCGCGGCACTGTTCACGGCGAAAAACGGCCTCGACACGGTCGTCTTCGACGGCGACGAGACGTGGATGCACAAGGCCCACCTGTTCAACTACCCCGGAATCGAGAGTATCGACGGATCGGAGTTCATGACGGTCACGCGCGAGCAGGTGGAGGACCACGGCGCGGACGTCCGCACCGACGAGGAGGCGACCGCGGTCGAGCAGTCCGACGACGGGTTCGCCGTCGAGACAGAGGACGGCGAGTACGACGCCGACTACGTCGTGCTGGCGACCGGCGCCGACCGATCACTGGCCGAGGAGATCGGCTGCGAGTTCAGCGACGACGACACGGTCGACGTGAACCTCTCGATGGAGACCAGCGTCGACGGCCTGTACGCGACCGGCGCGATGGTCCGGGCCGAAGAGTGGCAGGCGGTGATCGCGGCGGGCGACGGCGGCGCCGCCGCGCTGTCGATCCTCAGCGAGGAGAAAGGCGAGCACTACCACGACTTCGACGTGCCGGACGACGCGCCCTGA
- a CDS encoding hydantoinase/oxoprolinase family protein → MNENASRPPDGDRTLRVGVDVGGTFTDVVLVDAAADAASGDDADAVPNGGRLVTAKVPTTADQSEGVIEGIRKACRAMGVDPADIDRFRHATTVTVNALLEETGARTALVTTEGFRDVLAIRRQDRPALYDLDAAPPEPVVPRRRRFEVDERATPEGVERPVDEDAVRELAAKLREREVESVAVAFLHAYADPENERRAAEILREELDVPVSASREVLAEFREYERTATTALDAYVRPVVDEYLERLVERADAAGVPEPRVMQSNGGIAEADLVRERAVTTALSGPAAGVVGAGEIAERARNDSANGEDGALADYDGVVTFDMGGTSTDVSLVREGSAERTTDAEIGGRPIGLPVVDVTTVGAGGGSLARVDAGGALRVGPESAGAEPGPACYGRGGTEPTVTDAAVVLGYVGADADLGGELSIDADAAHEVLADLADEAGLEDALAAARGVHEVAVAATTRAIRSATVERGLDPREFALTAFGGAGPMHAAALAEQLGIDAMLVPRACGVLSAYGLLAADEIHDAARTHRATLSVGNADRKENSVPDADGETIESIYAELREDVLASTSDPGAARVERSADLRYAGQSFELEVDAGAPVDPAALAERFHAAHERTRGYRMDEAVELVTLRSRAVVSGPDLPVGDESGGDPLRGEREVAFGQEGGRVSTPIYDRAGLDPGREFDGPAIVEQAESTTVVPPDWRAAVRADGTMLLTRGDRDER, encoded by the coding sequence ATGAACGAGAACGCGAGCAGACCTCCCGACGGCGACCGGACGCTGCGCGTCGGCGTCGACGTCGGCGGGACGTTCACCGACGTGGTGCTGGTCGACGCCGCGGCCGACGCGGCGTCCGGCGACGACGCCGACGCGGTCCCGAACGGCGGCCGGCTCGTCACCGCGAAAGTACCGACGACGGCCGACCAGAGCGAGGGTGTCATCGAGGGGATTCGGAAGGCCTGCCGAGCTATGGGGGTCGACCCCGCAGACATCGACCGGTTCCGCCACGCGACGACGGTGACGGTCAACGCGCTCCTGGAGGAAACCGGCGCCCGGACGGCGCTGGTGACGACCGAGGGGTTCCGCGACGTGCTGGCGATCCGCCGCCAGGATCGCCCGGCGCTGTACGACCTCGACGCCGCGCCGCCCGAGCCGGTCGTGCCGCGGCGCCGACGCTTCGAGGTCGACGAGCGAGCGACGCCCGAGGGAGTAGAGCGGCCGGTCGACGAGGACGCCGTGCGCGAACTGGCGGCGAAGCTCCGCGAGCGCGAGGTCGAGAGCGTCGCCGTCGCGTTCCTCCACGCGTACGCCGATCCCGAGAACGAGCGCCGCGCAGCCGAGATCCTCCGCGAGGAGCTCGACGTTCCCGTTTCAGCGAGCCGCGAGGTGCTCGCGGAGTTCCGGGAGTACGAGCGCACCGCCACGACGGCGCTGGACGCCTACGTCCGGCCGGTCGTCGACGAGTACCTCGAACGGCTCGTCGAGCGCGCCGACGCCGCGGGCGTGCCGGAACCTCGCGTCATGCAGTCCAACGGCGGCATCGCCGAGGCCGATCTCGTGCGCGAGCGGGCCGTCACCACCGCGCTCTCGGGACCGGCCGCTGGCGTCGTCGGCGCCGGAGAAATCGCGGAGCGAGCCCGCAACGACTCAGCGAACGGTGAAGACGGCGCGCTGGCCGACTACGACGGCGTCGTCACGTTCGACATGGGCGGCACCTCGACCGACGTGAGCCTCGTCCGCGAGGGATCGGCCGAGCGAACGACCGACGCCGAGATCGGCGGGCGCCCGATCGGGCTGCCCGTGGTCGACGTGACGACCGTCGGCGCCGGCGGCGGCAGCCTCGCGCGAGTCGACGCCGGCGGCGCGCTCCGGGTGGGTCCCGAATCGGCGGGCGCAGAGCCCGGTCCGGCGTGTTACGGTCGCGGCGGGACCGAGCCGACGGTCACGGACGCCGCGGTCGTACTGGGCTACGTCGGCGCCGACGCCGATCTGGGCGGGGAGCTGTCGATCGACGCCGACGCCGCCCACGAGGTTCTCGCCGACCTGGCCGACGAGGCGGGCCTGGAGGACGCCCTCGCCGCCGCCCGCGGCGTCCACGAGGTGGCGGTCGCCGCGACGACGCGGGCGATCCGCTCGGCGACCGTCGAGCGCGGCCTCGACCCCCGCGAGTTCGCGCTGACGGCCTTCGGCGGCGCCGGGCCGATGCACGCCGCGGCGCTGGCCGAGCAGCTGGGGATCGACGCCATGCTCGTCCCGCGGGCCTGCGGCGTCCTCTCGGCGTACGGCCTGCTCGCGGCCGACGAGATCCACGACGCCGCCCGGACCCACCGCGCGACGCTGTCGGTCGGGAACGCAGATAGGAAGGAAAACAGCGTCCCGGACGCCGACGGCGAGACCATCGAGAGTATCTACGCCGAACTCCGCGAGGACGTCCTGGCGTCGACGAGCGATCCCGGGGCGGCTCGGGTCGAGCGCTCGGCCGACCTCCGGTACGCCGGCCAGAGCTTCGAACTGGAGGTCGACGCCGGCGCGCCGGTCGATCCCGCCGCGCTCGCCGAGCGGTTCCACGCGGCCCACGAGCGCACTCGGGGCTACCGGATGGACGAGGCGGTCGAACTCGTCACGCTGCGATCCCGAGCCGTGGTGTCCGGGCCCGACCTCCCGGTCGGGGACGAGTCCGGCGGCGATCCCCTTCGCGGCGAGCGCGAGGTCGCGTTCGGCCAGGAGGGCGGGCGCGTCTCGACGCCGATCTACGATCGAGCGGGGCTCGATCCGGGGCGCGAGTTCGACGGCCCCGCGATCGTCGAGCAGGCCGAGAGCACGACGGTCGTCCCGCCGGACTGGCGCGCCGCGGTTCGCGCGGACGGAACCATGCTACTAACGAGAGGTGATCGTGATGAACGGTGA
- a CDS encoding hydantoinase B/oxoprolinase family protein, whose translation MNGDADEPADASADLDPVALEVLRNQLEGIADEMGEVLVRGAYSPNIKERRDCSTALFDADGRLVAQAEHIPVHLGAMPAAVEAVLDRDPAPGDAFVLNDPYAGGTHLPDVTMVSTIDSDGEILGFAASRAHHADVGGMAPGSMPAGATEITQEGVRIPPVRLVDGGDRVDDVLDLFLANVRNPEQRRADLRAQRAANDRGIERLEELAAERGDERLRAAFDAVIDYSRERTVAEIEALPDGEYRARDALEGDGVTEDPVEIAVTVTVDGAALSVDFAGTDEQVAGNVNAPLAVARSAVYFAVRCATDPDVPPNEGCYDPISVSAPEGSVLNPEPPAAVVGGNVETSQRVVDVVFAALADAAPERVPAGGQGTMNNLTIGAGGREGFTYYETIGGGAGGRPSGDGLDGVQVGMTNTLNTPVEALETEYPLRVERYALRPDSGGAGEHRGGLGLVRSVRVLADATVSLLTERRRTAPSGVAGGEDGLPGRNLIDGEPVPAKATREVDAGTTVTVETPGGGGYGDSGDRPPEAIERDAADGLVDREE comes from the coding sequence ATGAACGGTGACGCCGACGAACCGGCCGACGCGAGCGCCGACCTCGACCCCGTCGCGCTGGAGGTGCTGCGCAACCAGTTAGAGGGGATCGCCGACGAGATGGGCGAGGTGCTCGTGCGGGGCGCGTACTCCCCGAATATCAAGGAGCGCCGGGACTGCTCGACGGCGCTGTTCGACGCCGACGGCCGGCTGGTCGCGCAGGCCGAGCACATCCCGGTTCACCTCGGGGCGATGCCTGCAGCGGTCGAGGCCGTGCTCGACCGCGACCCGGCGCCGGGCGACGCGTTCGTGTTGAACGACCCCTACGCCGGCGGGACGCACCTGCCGGACGTGACGATGGTCTCGACGATCGACAGCGACGGCGAGATCCTGGGGTTCGCCGCCTCGCGGGCCCATCACGCCGACGTCGGGGGAATGGCGCCGGGCAGCATGCCGGCGGGCGCGACCGAGATCACGCAGGAGGGCGTCCGGATCCCGCCGGTTCGGCTGGTCGACGGCGGCGATCGGGTCGACGACGTGCTCGATCTGTTCCTCGCGAACGTCCGGAACCCCGAGCAGCGCCGGGCGGACCTGCGCGCCCAGCGCGCTGCCAACGACCGAGGCATCGAGCGCCTCGAAGAGCTCGCCGCCGAGCGCGGCGACGAGCGGCTTCGGGCGGCGTTCGACGCGGTGATCGACTACTCGCGCGAGCGGACGGTCGCCGAGATCGAGGCGCTGCCGGACGGCGAGTACCGCGCCCGAGACGCGCTAGAGGGCGACGGCGTCACCGAGGACCCAGTCGAAATCGCCGTGACGGTGACCGTCGACGGCGCCGCTCTCTCCGTGGACTTCGCCGGCACCGACGAGCAGGTCGCGGGCAACGTCAACGCGCCGCTGGCGGTCGCCCGGAGCGCCGTCTACTTCGCGGTGCGCTGCGCGACCGATCCCGACGTGCCGCCGAACGAGGGGTGCTACGACCCGATCTCGGTTTCGGCGCCCGAGGGGTCGGTGCTGAACCCCGAGCCGCCCGCGGCGGTGGTCGGGGGCAACGTCGAGACGAGCCAGCGCGTCGTCGACGTCGTGTTCGCCGCGCTGGCGGACGCCGCGCCCGAGCGCGTCCCGGCGGGCGGCCAGGGGACGATGAACAACCTCACGATCGGCGCCGGCGGGCGGGAGGGCTTTACCTACTACGAGACGATCGGCGGCGGCGCGGGCGGTCGACCGTCCGGCGACGGGCTCGACGGCGTCCAGGTCGGGATGACGAACACGCTGAACACGCCGGTCGAGGCCCTGGAGACCGAGTACCCCCTGCGCGTCGAGCGCTACGCGCTCCGGCCGGACAGCGGCGGCGCGGGCGAGCACCGCGGCGGACTCGGCCTCGTACGGTCGGTGCGCGTCCTCGCGGACGCCACCGTCTCGCTGCTGACCGAGCGGCGCCGGACCGCGCCGAGCGGCGTCGCCGGCGGCGAGGACGGGTTGCCCGGCCGAAACCTGATCGACGGCGAGCCGGTGCCGGCCAAGGCCACGCGGGAGGTCGACGCTGGGACGACGGTCACCGTCGAGACGCCGGGCGGCGGCGGGTACGGCGACTCGGGCGATCGACCGCCGGAGGCGATCGAGCGCGACGCCGCCGACGGGCTGGTCGATCGGGAGGAGTGA
- a CDS encoding protein translocase SEC61 complex subunit gamma: MDVPLDLTSYVRVLKMASTPAWDEFSQVAKIAGAGILLIGLVGFLIASFMFHLVPPYEAGSVIGLAAPLGV; encoded by the coding sequence ATGGACGTTCCACTTGACCTCACGTCGTACGTGCGGGTGCTCAAGATGGCGAGCACGCCGGCGTGGGACGAGTTCTCACAGGTCGCCAAGATCGCCGGCGCCGGCATCCTGCTGATCGGGCTGGTCGGCTTCCTCATCGCATCCTTCATGTTCCACCTCGTGCCGCCCTACGAGGCGGGCTCGGTGATCGGACTGGCCGCGCCGCTGGGGGTCTAA
- a CDS encoding transcription elongation factor Spt5 translates to MPMYAVKTTASQERTVADMIMNREVDDIHAALAPDSLTSYVMVEAEDDAVLSRVLEEIPHARDIVPGESSISEVEHFLSPTPDVEGIAEGDIVELIAGPFKGEKAQVQRIDEGKDQVTVELYEATVPIPVTVRGDQIRVLDSEER, encoded by the coding sequence GTGCCGATGTACGCCGTCAAGACGACCGCGAGCCAGGAGCGGACGGTCGCGGACATGATCATGAACCGCGAGGTCGACGACATCCACGCCGCCCTCGCGCCGGACTCGCTGACCAGCTACGTGATGGTCGAGGCCGAGGACGACGCCGTCCTCTCGCGGGTCCTCGAGGAGATTCCCCACGCCCGCGACATCGTCCCCGGCGAGAGCTCTATCTCGGAGGTCGAGCACTTCCTCTCGCCGACGCCGGACGTCGAGGGCATCGCGGAGGGCGACATCGTCGAGCTCATCGCCGGCCCGTTCAAGGGCGAGAAGGCCCAGGTCCAGCGCATCGACGAGGGCAAGGATCAGGTCACGGTGGAGCTCTACGAGGCGACCGTCCCGATTCCGGTCACCGTTCGAGGCGACCAGATCCGCGTGCTGGACTCGGAAGAGCGATAA
- a CDS encoding DUF7565 family protein — translation MTWACGIDDCGETFDAVEDAVVHQTNEHTRRECKVCGVVVPDGYLAIRHAFNEHTRAEYVRAYGADSEEVRQREEIKDEIEAEADLQEVVDRLNDAEL, via the coding sequence ATGACCTGGGCCTGCGGCATCGACGACTGCGGGGAGACCTTCGACGCGGTCGAGGACGCGGTCGTCCACCAGACGAACGAGCACACGCGCCGCGAGTGCAAAGTCTGCGGCGTTGTCGTCCCGGACGGCTACCTCGCGATCCGCCACGCGTTCAACGAGCACACCCGCGCGGAGTACGTCCGCGCCTACGGCGCCGACTCCGAGGAAGTCCGTCAGCGCGAGGAGATCAAAGACGAGATCGAGGCCGAAGCCGACCTCCAGGAGGTCGTCGACCGGCTGAACGACGCCGAACTCTAA
- a CDS encoding PHP-associated domain-containing protein produces the protein MHVKVLDDGVVERSKARGIDVLVYAPHFERLPTIRQRAERHSDGELLVVPAREIFAEAWRERKHVLAIGLDDPVPDFVTLEGAMDELRRQDAAAVVPHPEFLSVGMSRHDVRRYADVVDAVEVYNLKHWPHHTRRARQIAESVEKPTFASSYAHMRRTVGEAWTEFDRAIDDEQDLIEALREGAPRDVHCRSGVEYSLASAAEFAHLGWENSWKKVDRILLSGREPTHPRHEAYDGRFDDVAVY, from the coding sequence ATGCACGTCAAGGTGCTCGACGACGGCGTCGTCGAGCGCTCGAAGGCCCGGGGGATCGACGTGCTGGTGTACGCGCCCCACTTCGAGCGACTGCCGACGATCCGGCAGCGTGCCGAGCGCCACAGCGACGGCGAGCTGCTGGTCGTTCCCGCCAGAGAGATCTTCGCCGAAGCCTGGCGTGAGCGCAAGCACGTCCTGGCGATCGGTCTCGACGACCCGGTTCCCGACTTCGTGACGCTGGAGGGTGCGATGGACGAGCTCCGGCGTCAGGACGCCGCCGCCGTCGTCCCGCATCCGGAGTTCCTGTCGGTCGGGATGTCACGGCACGACGTTCGACGGTACGCCGACGTCGTGGACGCCGTCGAGGTGTACAACCTCAAGCACTGGCCCCACCACACGCGCCGCGCCCGCCAGATCGCCGAATCGGTCGAGAAGCCGACGTTCGCGTCGTCGTACGCTCACATGCGCCGGACCGTCGGCGAGGCCTGGACGGAGTTCGATCGGGCGATCGACGACGAGCAGGACCTGATCGAGGCGCTCCGCGAGGGCGCACCGCGGGACGTCCACTGTCGTAGCGGCGTCGAGTACAGCCTGGCGTCGGCGGCCGAGTTCGCGCACCTGGGGTGGGAAAACTCCTGGAAGAAGGTCGATCGCATTTTGCTGTCCGGCCGGGAGCCGACGCATCCGCGACACGAAGCGTACGACGGTCGGTTCGACGACGTCGCGGTGTACTGA
- a CDS encoding metal-dependent hydrolase yields MNKEGHVLNAVLLSIGLGYILEPAGDETTFLRILEVGAPVVLGALFPDVDTAFGKHRKTLHNLPILVGFLAFPYYFGNLQYVWLGILTHYVLDVAGSKRGIALFYPVWKKEFGLPIGVNVSSERATIVTALVTGAELALIALVVSRLPLGAVDMARQSVGL; encoded by the coding sequence ATGAACAAAGAAGGTCACGTTCTGAACGCCGTGCTGTTGAGCATCGGTCTCGGCTACATTCTCGAACCGGCCGGCGACGAGACGACGTTTCTCCGAATCCTCGAGGTGGGTGCCCCCGTCGTACTCGGCGCCTTGTTCCCCGACGTCGACACCGCCTTCGGCAAGCACCGGAAGACGCTCCACAACCTGCCGATCCTCGTCGGATTTCTCGCCTTCCCCTACTACTTCGGGAACCTGCAGTACGTCTGGCTCGGCATCCTGACCCACTACGTCCTCGACGTGGCGGGCAGCAAGCGCGGCATCGCGCTGTTCTATCCGGTCTGGAAGAAGGAGTTCGGCCTCCCGATCGGCGTCAACGTCAGCAGCGAACGGGCGACGATCGTCACCGCGCTCGTGACCGGCGCCGAGCTCGCGCTGATCGCGCTTGTGGTCTCCCGGCTGCCGCTCGGTGCGGTCGACATGGCTCGCCAGTCCGTCGGTCTCTGA
- a CDS encoding CinA family protein, giving the protein MASNQDGAAESGDDAAGESAEHADRPGEEAPIVQRLGDALRDADATVAVAESCTGGLIGAELTSVPGSSDYFDRSLVTYAYGAKRQLLGVTREALDERGAVSEPVARQMARGVRDTSDTTWGVGVTGVAGPDGGTEETPVGTVYVGVAYAGPWGSESSYATVERYEFDGDRAEIRERAVRRALADLFAEVETAAERPG; this is encoded by the coding sequence ATGGCCTCGAACCAGGACGGCGCGGCGGAAAGCGGCGACGATGCCGCCGGGGAATCAGCCGAACACGCCGACCGACCGGGCGAGGAGGCGCCGATCGTCCAGCGGCTCGGCGACGCGCTGCGGGACGCCGACGCGACCGTGGCGGTCGCCGAGTCCTGCACCGGCGGACTGATCGGAGCCGAGCTGACCTCGGTGCCGGGCTCCAGCGACTACTTCGACCGGTCGCTGGTCACGTACGCCTACGGGGCGAAGCGACAGTTGCTCGGCGTCACCCGCGAGGCCCTCGACGAGCGCGGCGCCGTCAGCGAACCGGTCGCGCGCCAGATGGCCCGCGGCGTCCGCGACACGTCGGACACGACCTGGGGCGTCGGCGTCACCGGCGTCGCCGGACCGGACGGCGGCACTGAGGAGACGCCGGTCGGCACGGTGTACGTGGGTGTCGCGTACGCCGGGCCGTGGGGATCCGAGTCGTCGTACGCGACCGTCGAGCGCTACGAGTTCGACGGCGACCGCGCGGAGATTCGAGAGCGAGCGGTCCGACGAGCGCTCGCGGACCTGTTCGCGGAAGTCGAGACGGCCGCCGAACGGCCGGGGTGA